In Bacteroidia bacterium, a genomic segment contains:
- a CDS encoding response regulator, translating to TKYIRNKMKSTIPIIALTADVTTVDVGKCKAAGMNDYITKPIDEKLLYTKITELVKKSPTIDLHA from the coding sequence AACAAAATATATCCGTAATAAAATGAAATCTACCATTCCGATCATTGCCTTAACTGCTGATGTAACTACCGTAGATGTAGGAAAATGTAAAGCTGCTGGAATGAACGATTATATTACTAAACCGATAGATGAGAAATTACTCTATACTAAAATAACTGAGTTGGTTAAAAAATCGCCTACCATAGACCTACATGCATAA
- a CDS encoding N-acetylmuramoyl-L-alanine amidase, with amino-acid sequence MWIISSCGVSAQIKLAKKYHQKATTFLEKNKASENYFSVDEKGVSMYADANQKSVHHPEFTIYWNELDTLKILFKSFSDKQVEQILSEKGTNYFSKNIFSDNKIEEIKSTFFPTSNKKLNGLKIAIDPGHIGGPIEMARTESRCLEMNSDSGKNAIQLIEGNETFSTAYLLKQKLEAQGAVVMLTKNAPGMTAFDISYAEWKNNFLKPLAENLYNEKKISLSKKKFLLATKNEKERFAFFSPLDLEQRAKKMNDFQPDISVIIHYNVDEKNKGWQYPTKKDFCMTFAGACFTGSALENKFQQIAFLRLLLTDDLEHSIALSKITENHFHSDLDIPIAKPEDAEYLTKNSIYTNEKGVYLRDLMLARLVKGTIVYGETLYQDNVRECVLLNEKTLDVDGVPTSPRIAQVADAYYKAVLEYVNKDLKK; translated from the coding sequence TTGTGGATAATTTCTTCCTGTGGTGTTTCGGCGCAAATTAAATTGGCGAAAAAATATCACCAAAAAGCAACTACTTTTTTAGAAAAAAATAAGGCTTCAGAAAATTATTTTTCTGTGGATGAAAAAGGTGTCTCGATGTATGCCGATGCCAATCAAAAATCTGTACATCATCCCGAATTTACTATTTATTGGAATGAATTAGATACCTTAAAAATTCTTTTCAAATCCTTTTCCGATAAACAAGTAGAACAAATTTTATCGGAAAAAGGAACAAATTATTTTTCAAAAAATATTTTTTCGGACAACAAAATCGAAGAAATAAAATCAACTTTTTTTCCAACATCCAATAAAAAATTAAATGGCTTAAAAATCGCGATAGATCCCGGACATATTGGCGGGCCGATTGAAATGGCACGCACCGAAAGTCGTTGTTTAGAAATGAATTCCGATTCAGGAAAAAACGCAATTCAATTGATTGAAGGCAACGAAACTTTTTCGACGGCATATTTGTTAAAACAAAAATTGGAAGCGCAAGGCGCGGTGGTGATGCTTACCAAAAATGCGCCGGGGATGACGGCTTTCGACATAAGTTATGCAGAGTGGAAAAATAATTTTTTGAAACCACTCGCCGAAAATTTATACAACGAAAAAAAAATAAGTCTTTCGAAAAAAAAATTTTTGCTCGCCACCAAAAATGAAAAAGAACGTTTCGCTTTTTTTAGTCCGCTGGATTTAGAACAAAGGGCGAAAAAAATGAATGATTTTCAGCCAGATATTTCCGTAATTATTCATTACAATGTAGACGAAAAAAATAAAGGTTGGCAATATCCAACGAAAAAAGATTTCTGTATGACCTTTGCTGGAGCTTGTTTTACGGGAAGTGCATTGGAAAATAAATTTCAACAAATTGCTTTTTTGCGTTTGCTTTTAACCGATGATTTGGAACATTCCATCGCTTTGTCGAAAATCACAGAAAATCATTTTCATTCGGATTTAGATATTCCCATCGCGAAACCAGAAGACGCCGAATACCTCACTAAAAATAGTATTTATACAAATGAGAAAGGTGTTTATTTGCGTGATTTAATGCTTGCGCGTTTGGTAAAAGGAACGATTGTTTATGGCGAAACCTTGTATCAAGACAATGTCCGCGAATGCGTTTTGCTAAACGAGAAAACTTTGGATGTGGACGGCGTTCCAACTTCTCCACGCATCGCGCAAGTAGCGGATGCGTATTATAAAGCAGTTTTGGAATATGTAAATAAGGATTTAAAAAAATAA